TGCCATTCGTGTGCTATAATAAGTGGATGACAATGCCGGTTGAGTTGCCGGAATATGAGCGAAGTGGATGTGGAGGTGGAAGAGATGTTTACCGATTATGTTAATATTTTTGTGAAATCAGGCGATGGAGGCAAAGGGATGGTAGCCTTTCGCCGGGAAAAATATGTGCCGGACGGAGGACCGGCCGGGGGTGACGGAGGAAAAGGCGGGGACGTTATTTTCCGTGTAGACGAGGGCCTGCGGACGTTAATGGATTTTCGCTATCAACATCACTTTAAAGCGAAACGCGGGGAAAACGGCCGCTCGAAAAGCCAGCACGGCAAGAGCGCTGAACCGTTGATCGTTGACGTGCCGCCGGGAACGATGATAAAAGAAAAAGAATCCGGGAATTTAGTGGCCGATTTAGTGACGCACAAAGAGGAATATCTCGTTGCGAAAGGCGGGCGAGGCGGACGTGGGAATAAACGTTTTGCCACCCCTGCAAATCCGGCACCGGAACACGCGGAAAATGGGGAACCGGGTATCGAACTGGAGGTGACTCTGGAGCTGAAATTGCTCGCGGATGTCGGTGTTATCGGATTTCCGAGCGTCGGGAAGTCTACGCTTTTATCTGTCGTCACTGCTGCCAAACCGAAAATTGCCGATTATCCGTTTACAACCATTTACCCGAACTTGGGTGTAGTCGCGGCTGAAGACGGTCGGAGTTTTGTAATGGCAGATCTACCCGGGATCATTGAAGGCGCTCACGAAGGTGTTGGGTTGGGGCATCGTTTCCTACGCCATATTGAGCGCACACGTGTCCTCGTGCACATGCTTGATGTGTCGGGAATGAGCGGCCGTGATCCTTATGACGATTATCGAACGCTTAACCGTGAACTGGAGCAATATAACGAAGCCCTGACCGAACGCCCGCAAATCGTGGTTGCCAATAAGACGGACATGCCCGATAGCGAAGAAGCCCTATCAAAGCTGGAGGAAGAAATGGATGTGGAAATCATCCGCATCTCCACGCTGAAAAAAGATGGATTGGGCGCTTTAGTCAGGCAAATTGCCGATCTACTGGATAAGGCCCCCGACCCTGAGCCGGAACAGGAAGAAGAATCGCACGTGCTGTATCGTTATCATCCGGAGCAATCATTTGGGATTACGCGTGACGATGATGGTACTTTTGTTTTATCCGGGGAACCGTTGGAACGGCGGGTGCAAATGCTCGATCTTAATCGCCCGGAATCAGCACGCAGGTTTTCACGTACATTACGGAAGATGGGTGTGGATGAGGCTTTACGGGCGCGCGGCGCAAAAGACGGAGACACCGTCCGCTTACTGGGCATAGAATTTGAATTCATGGATGAGTAGGGGGGCTTTTCATGACGGAAAACATCGATCATTTTTTTCTCGTCAGGGAAGATATGTTAACCGAAGCCATGCAAAAAACGCTTGAAGCTAAGCGCTTGCTCGAAAACGAACCATCGACAACGATCGGCGATGCCGTTCAGAAAGTCGGACTGAGCCGAAGCGCTTTTTATAAATATCGGGATGCCATTCTTCCGTTTCACACGATGAGCCAGGCGAAAATCATTACCCTCTCCATTCTGCTGACGGATAAGTCTGGTACGCTATCCGAGTTATTAGGGGTTGTTGCGGAGACACAATCGAATGTGCTCACGATCAACCAAACGATTCCTTTGCAAGGGCGTGCCAATGTTACACTTACGGTAGACACGACGATGTTAAGTGTTGACGTCAAAAGCCTGATGCAACGTATAAAAGAAATGAAAGCCGTTGAAAAAGTTGAATTGGTAGGATCCGGTACCGGATCTGCAAATAAAGATAAGTGATAGAGAAAGAGTGAGGAATCAGATGGAGAAAATTGCATATTTAGGCCCTGAAGGTACATTCAGTGAATTAGCAGCCACTGCTTTCACAAAATCGGCTGAGCGTCTCCCATACAGAGACATTTCGAGTTGCTTGCAGGCTCTCGCGAAAAAAGAAGTAGACGGTGCGGTCGTCCCATTGGAAAATACGATTGAAGGATCGGTTAATATCACGCTTGATCACCTCGTGCACAAGCATGACCTTCCGATTGTCGGCGAATTGGCAATCCCGGTTGCCCAGCATTTGCTCGTACACCCTCAAAATGCCGATCAAAGCATGGGAATTGTGTATTCGCACCCTCACGCGCTCGCGCAATGCCACGATTATCTGTCCAAGCATTTGTCAGGTGCCGAATGGATGCACGCGTCGTCAACAGCCAAAGCCGCCAAAGAAATCGCCGAAAACCCAAGCTTGAATCGAGCGGTCATTGCCAACCGACTGGCTGCTAAAACATACGGACTTGCTATAACTGCTGAAAACATTCATGACTTTGCAAATAACCATACCCGTTTTGTGCTTCTTTCCACGAGAAAGACGCAGAACGATCCATCCGTGGAGGCGCGACCAAGTGTAAATAGAAAAACGACCATTGTCGTAACGCTTCCCTCGGATTATTCGGGCGCGCTTCATCAAGTATTATCCGCATTTGCATGGCGCAAACTCAACCTTTCCAAAATCGAATCAAGACCGATGAAAACCGGAATCGGGCATTATTTTTTCATTATTGATATTGATCATGCATACGATGACGTATTGGTCCCCGGGGCGCTTGAAGAAATCAAGGCCATCGGATGTGCAACCCGGTTACTCGGTTCATACCCATCGGCCGTTATCCATGAAGAAAATGAAATGGAATCAACTATATAAACCAAAAAGCGGAGGAATGCCTACATAGGCTTCTCCGCTTTTTTGCAGCATGCTTTTAAAATTGCCTGGTATGAATACTCTTCTTTTCTCTCGCATATTGTTGTATTGGATGCAGTACGGTTACGGGAGCGAAAGAAGCTTAACCATGTGAATTGGAGGGGAAAAGACGTGAAAATCCATATTGTTCAGAAGGGCGATACATTATGGAATCTTGCCCAAAAATATGACGTAGATTTTGAAAAGTTAAAGGGAGCGAATACACAGCTCGCAAATCCGGAAATGATCATGCCCGGGATGAAAATCAAAATCCCCGGAAAAACAGTGCCAGCTAAAAAGGAAACGGAAAAGAAAGAAATACAGCAAAAACCAATGGCAGAGAAAGAACAAAAGGAAAAACCTGTATCGACACAACCAGAAAAACCAAAAGCGCCGACTCCTCCAAAGCCGAAAGAACCTATGGACAAAAAACCGCAAGCGCCGAAAAAAGAAAAACCTGAGCCCGCCGAACCGGAAATGGAAACAAAACCTACACCTGCGGTCAAACCACCGCCTAAGCAAATGCCGGTGATGCAAGTGCCAAAAAAACAATCGAAACCAGAACCGAAAAAGGACAAAGAGAAGATGGAAATGCCGCCGAAATTCCAAAAGCCAACGCTGCAAAAATACGAAGAGGAAAAAATGCCGGAACAAAAGAAACCGAAACCTGAAGCAAAAAAACCCACTGCACCAATAATGACACCGCCCAAGGGCACAAAAGAAATGCCGAAGCAACCTCAGGAAAAAATCAAAGGAAAAGAAAAAATGGAAATACCTCCAAAATTCCAAAAGCCTGTCTCCCAAAAATATGAAGGGAAAAAAGAAGCAGCGCCGAAAACACAGGAAGCGGCGTATAACAAACCGCCAATGGATAAACCTAAAGGAACAAAGCAACCGTGTAAAACATGTGGACAACCGACCGGGGTGTACGCTCAGTTTGCCCAGCAACCGCCAATGCCGACCCAATATGGAGCGCAACAGATGTCACCGCATATGATGCAATATTGTTTTGTTCCGGTTCAACAGCAAGGATACCCGCCTATGCCATATCCGCAACATGGGTATTACGATGGCTATCAACAGCAGCAGGAATTTCAAGAAGGGTATGATCAATATTACCATGCACACGGGTACGGAAACGGAAATTACAGCCAAAGCAGCGCAGGTCCTCGTTACGGAGCTGCTGCAAATGCTCCACATTACTATACAATGCCGCCGTCGCCCCCGATGCCCGTTTCACCGTATGAACAAGGGATGATGTATGGTTATCACCCTCCTGTCGTCCCCCATTACGAGCCGGCATTTGCTGAACGTATGTATTACCCGTATGATCCGCGTCAGGCGGGAGAAAATGACGAGGACGAATAATTTGGCCTGACTTCCTTCAACTGACAGGAGTAAGCCCCCTTCATTCTTCACAACTTAAAGAGTGAAGGGGGGCTATAATTTATGAAGAAGATGGCACTTTCGTTGGCCGCTTTTTCAGTAATTACAGCAGGATTAGCGGGATGTGGGGACGCAGACGATAATGCCGCTGGTCCTGGGAATAATACCGGAGTGAACCAATTAGGGAATAACCAAAACGAGCAACAAGATGCAGGTTATGCTGGCTGGGATCGAACGGAACGAGGGGATCGCGGCGAAGGCCCGATCACAGACATGTTTACAGTAGATGATCGACAAGGGCAAGGGCAAGGTCAAGGCCAGGGAATGCAACAAGGCCAAGGAATGGGTCAACAAGGGACTGGTGCCGGGCAAAACCAAACCATGGATCGTCCGGGTGGGACGATGAATGAAAAAAATAACGGTGAAAATGAAGAACAGCACGAAATTCAGGAAACCATCTCAGAGATGGATAATGTAGAGAACAGTCATGTGGTTGTAGATGATGACTACGTTCTCGTAGGAGTTAGAACGTCCGGCAATGATGGCGATGAAACGATAGATAACATCCGTGAAGAATTGGAAGATGAAACCGATAAAGAGGTGTATGTCTCCGACGATGAGGAGATTTATGACGACATTCGCGGTGTTGAAAATGACATGGCTGAAGGAACCGGCGAAGCTTTAGATGAGACAGGGGAAACCATTGAAGGAATTATCGAAGACCTTAGCGATGCTGCACAGCGACCATTTGAGCGAAGCCGATAACAAAAAAGGGGCCGAAAAGGCCTCTTTTTTATTCAAGTTCATTATTTGACCGTATTCGTTGCTTTTCACATCTTAGCCATTTCGGTGGGAAGTCAGATTTTTCTCATGACACCAACACCCCTGGAGTATAACCTTCGTACATGATATATTGAAGAATGGAGGAGGTTGTGTTCTAATGGCAGGCCATTCCAAATGGAATAATATCAAACGACGGAAAGAAGCACAGGATACAAAGCGTGCGAAAATCTTCACGAAAATATCGAAAGAAATATTTGCGGCTGTTCGGGCGCAAGGGGATGATCCCGCGACCAATCTTCGGTTGCGCACCGCAATACAAAAAGCGAAAAACGCCAATATTCCTTTAAATAATATTGAACGGACGATCAAAAGAGCGAGCGGGGACAGTGGAGATGTACACTATGAACAAATTAGTTATGAAGGGTATGGCCCCGGAGGTGTCGCGGTTTTTGTGAAAACTTTAACGGATAACCGCAATCGAACGGTCGCGGATATTCGTCATGCTTTTTCCAGAAACGGCGGCAATCTCGGAGAAGATGGCTGTGTGTCTTTTTTATTTTCCGAAAAGGGATTAATCGTGCTTAACAGTGAAGAATTTGATGAAGAAACAGTCATGCTTGAAGCGATTGAAGCAGGTGCCGAGGACGTGGAAACAGAAGATGAACATTATTTGATTTGGACAGATGACAAGGAGCTGGAACAAGTAAGGGAAGAACTTGCGAAAAACGGCTATCCGATCGATACTGCCGAGCAAACCATGATTCCGAGCACCACTTCAGCGCTGGAGGGAGAAAACGCAAAAAAAATGGAAACCTTGATCGATATGCTGGAAGATAATGATGATGTGCAAGATGTTTATCATAATGGAGAGCTTCAGACAGGGTAGCCTTCGCACGGATGTTCATGAATTAAGTGAAACGGTCATCATGAAGGTGCCATGGAGCCCGAAACGATGCTACCGCGAGCAGAACGGTCGTCATGAAGGTGGCATGGATCCCGAACCAGTGCTACCGCCAGCAAATCGGTCGTCAAGAAAGGCTCATGGCGATCGAACCGGCGAGAAATCCAGCGAAACGGTCACCATGAAAGCATCCAACTCGAACGAGCCCCGCAACTTGTGCCGCATATGTTAAAATGGGGGTAAGTTTTTCACGAAGAAAGAGGGGACATCGTTGATTGAACGGTTAAGGGGACAAGTCGTGTTTCGCGATTATGAATCCATCACGCTTGATGTTAACGGGGTTGGGTATCTAATTTATTGTGCAAATCCATTCGCCTATGACATAAACGATGAAAAAGAAAGGCACATTTATACGTATCAGCACGTCCGCGAGGATGCTATCCGTTTATACGGTTTTTCCACACGGGAGGAGCGGGTACTTTTCAGCCGGCTTTTGCAAGTTTCGGGCATTGGCCCTAAAGGCGGGCTTGCCATATTGGCTGAAGGAAACGCGGCGCTCGTCGTGCAGGCGATCGAGGAAGAAAACGAAGCCATGCTCGTCAAATTTCCGGGAATAGGCAAAAAAACGGCCAGGCAAATGATATTGGATCTTAAAGGAAAGCTTGATGTAACATTGTCGGATCAAGCAGAGGGGGTTCACGTTCAAACCGTGATGCCTGTGCAGTCCGGAGCATTGCAGGAAGCGATGGAAGCCCTGCGTGCCCTCGGATATGGGGACAAAGAAATAAAAAAATGCGAGAAAGCTCTGCAGCATGAAGAACTTGAAGCCGATGAATATGTGAGACGTTCGTTGCGTCTGATGGTGGAGCGTTAAAGGAGGGATCGTATGGACGATGAGCGATTAATATCCCAAGAGCGTTTAGGGGATGAGGAAGAAACCAAGGAAGAAAGTATACGTCCCCTATCGCTGGAGCGATATATAGGCCAGGAAAAGGTGAAGCGAAATTTGCAGGTTTTTATGGAAGCTGCAAAAATGAGGGAAGAGAGCCTTGACCATGTGTTGTTATACGGCCCCCCTGGGCTTGGGAAGACGACGCTCGCGATGATTATCGCCCATGAAATGAATGTCCATTTGCGAACGACCTCCGGTCCGGCGATTGAACGTCCGGGTGATTTGGCCACGATTTTAACGACGCTGGAGCCGGGGGATGTTTTGTTTATTGATGAGGTTCACCGGCTGCAACGCTCGGTCGAGGAAGTGTTGTATCCCGCAATGGAGGACTTTTCCATCGATATTGTGATCGGACAAGGATCCGGGGCGAAATCGGTTCGGTTGGATTTGCCGCCATTTACGCTTGTCGGTGCGACCACGCGTGCAGGCCTTTTGAGTGCTCCTTTACGGGATCGGTTCGGTGTCATGAGCCGTTTGGATTTTTACAAGCTTGAAGAATTGGCGAACATTATCATGCGCACGAGTGAATTGCTCGATGTTGGTTTGGAGCAGGATGCCGCTTATGAAGTCGCGAGGCGGGCACGGGGGACTCCGCGTATTGCCAACCGGCTCTTACGGCGTGTACGAGATTTTGCACAAGTCAATCGAGCGAAAACGGTCACCATTCAAGAAGCGGAAATAGCGCTAGGACACCTTGAAGTGGACCGTCTCGGGCTTGACCAAATCGACCATCGGCTTTTGAAAACACTCGTGGATAAGTTTGCAGGTGGTCCTGTCGGCATTGATACGATGGCTGCAGTTGTCGGGGAAGAAGCAGAGACCATTGAAGATGTATACGAGCCCTATCTTTTGCAGATTGGTTTTTTGCAAAGAACCCCTCGGGGCCGGGTGGTCGCCCCCGCGGCATATGATCATTTTGGTTGGACCGAAACGGGGAAGTCGAATGGCTGAAATACCCAGGTGGCTTATCATTATCGGCATTGTGCTGATCGCGATCGGTCTGCTGTGGCAAGTGGGCGGTCGGTTTTTGCCGATCGGACGTTTGCCGGGCGATTTTCTGTTTAAAGGGGAAAATACGACGGTATACATTCCGATTATGACGAGCATTATTATAAGCGTCGTGCTTTCCCTTATTTTTCTTATCATTGGAAGGTTTAGATAAACGATGGATATCGATGCATTTGATTTTGAGTTGCCGCAATCTTTGATCGCGCAACGACCATTGCCGGACCGGGATGCCGCGCGTATGCTCGTCTTGGACCGAGAGAGCGGAGACATGGCCCATCGGTACTTTTCGGATATCGGCGCTTTTTTTCAGGCCGGGGATTGTTTGGTGCTTAATGATACACGCGTACTCCCGGCGAGACTTTTTGGTGAAAAAAAAGAGACAGGTGCCAACATAGAAGTGTTACTTTTGAACGAAGGTAATGCAGGTGAATGGGAAACACTCGTAAAACCGGCGAAAAGAGTGAAATTGGGCACGGAAATCGTTTTTGGCGACGGCCGGTTAACCGCGGTTTGCATTGGTTTTAATGCGCACGGAGGGCGTGTGCTTCGTTTTCAATATAGCGGAATTTTTATGGAAGTCCTCGATGCCCTCGGCACGATGCCGTTGCCTCCTTATATTACCGAGCAGTTGGAAGAGCCGGAGCGCTACCAGACGGTGTATGCAAGAAAAGAGGGATCGGCAGCGGCTCCAACCGCCGGTCTCCATTTTACGGAGGAACGTTTGGACGAATTACGTGCAATCGGAGTGAAAATTTGCTATATTACTTTACATGTGGGGTTAGGCACATTCCGGCCGGTATCCGTCGAACGCGTGGAAGACCATGAGATGCACGCGGAGTATTATGAGATAAGCGCGGAGACAGCAACTATGTTAAACGAGGCAAAAAAGACCGGGAAAGGGATTGTTGCTTGTGGAACGACCTCCGCCCGGACGTTGGAAACAATCATGCATACATACGGGGAATTTAAACGAACCGCCGGTTGGACCGATATCTTTATCTACCCGGGTTTTGATTTCCGCGGTGTGGATGGTTTGATTACAAATTTTCACTTGCCGAAATCAACGCTTATTATGCTTGTCAGCGCGTTTGCCGGCAAGGAAGCGATTATGCGCGCTTATCGGGAAGCTGTTGCAGAGCAGTATCGTTTTTTTAGTTTTGGCGATGCGATGTACATCAGGAAAGGGGCTACTTCAGTTTGACAGAAGCCATTCGTTACGAACATTTAAAAACATGTCGGCAGTCCGGGGCGAGGCTCGGTCGCATTCATACACCACATGGGGTGATTGATACCCCGATCTTTATGCCCGTTGGCACCCTGGCCACTGTTAAAATGATGAGCCCCGAGGAATTAGAGGACATGGGCGCGCAAATTATTCTCTCGAACACCTATCACTTGTGGCTGCGTCCCGGGGAAGATCTGGTCGAAGAAGCAGGTGGTCTGCATAATTTCATGAATTGGGACCGACCCGTGCTCACGGATTCCGGCGGCTTTCAAGTGTTTAGTTTGAGTGATCTGCGTGACATTGATGAGGAAGGGGTACGTTTTCGGAATCACATCAGCGGTGAGCGACTCTTTTTATCGCCGGAGAAAGCCGTTCATATTCAGCAAAGCCTAGGTGCAGATATCATGATGGCGTTTGATGAATGCCCGCCTTATCCTGCTTCGTATGCTTATATGCGTGATTCCGTCGCGCGGACGAGCCGCTGGGCGGAAAGGTGTTTAAAAGCTCATGACGGAGCCGAACGGCAGCAAGCATTGTTTGGCATTGTCCAGGGCGGGGAGTATGAAGATTTGCGCCGTGAAAGTGTGGAAGATTTAGTCTCTCTGGATTTTCCGGGGTACGCGATTGGCGGACTTTCGGTCGGGGAGCCAAAATCCGTGATGAATGAAGTGTTGGAGCAGACAACCCCGTATTTACCAACAGACAAACCGCGGTATTTGATGGGTGTGGGCTCTGCAGACGCGCTGATTGACGGGGCTATACGCGGGGTAGACATGTTTGATTGTGTGCTGCCGACCCGAATCGGGCGTAACGGAACATGCATGACATCCGAAGGGCGAAAAGTGATCCGGAATGCTGCATTTGCACGTGATTTCCGCCCCATCGATGAAGCATGTAGTTGTTATGCCTGCCGAAATTATTCACGGGCGTACATTCGTCATCTTATCAAAAGTAAAGAAGCGTTCGGGTTTAGGCTTACCTCTTATCATAATCTTTATTTCCTGATAGAATTAATGCGGAAGGTTCGCCAAGCGATAAAAGAAGATCGTCTTCTTGATTTCCGCGCATCTTTTTTCGAGCAATATGGATTTAACCGCCCGGATGCCAAAAACTTTTAGGATGTGTTCAAAGAAAAACAAGCCTCTTTCGATCTGCCGGCTTCGCCGAACTTTTTGAACAGCCTCTGTTAAGCAAGCATTCTACATTTTTGTAAAGGCTGAGCCTCTTAATAGAAGTTAAGGAAGGAGTGTATCAAACATGGAAGCGATTATTATGTTAGTGTTGATGTTTGCGATTGTTTATTTTCTACTTATTCGCCCGCAGCAAAAGCGGCAAAAGCAGATTCGGGAAATGCACTCGAACTTGCAAAAAGGCGATAATGTGATCACAATCGGAGGGTTGCACGGGACGATCGATGCGATTGACGAAGACAAAATCGTTTTGCTCGTGCACGACAGCCGCAAGCTCACATATGACCGTTCAGCGGTAAGAGAAGTTATCAACCAGAACTAGAGAATGTTTATCAAAGCGAAAAGACCGGATTTGCTCCGGTCTTTTTTCGATGAAGAAATCGGTTTTTTTCACCGATTTCCTACCAATCCGACTTCTGATCTTTGACCTCTAAAAAGCCGCGGGCAGTGTCTTTTTTACTATCAGAAAGTATAAATTTTATGGATGATAGTATAAGAAAGGCTTAGGCTTTTGCCATATTTGGCGAAAGCCAAGTTTTTCTAATCATCGTACAGAACCGAAAAGCGAAACAGCGACCATTCCTCCGAATGATGCGCTAATAATAGCGGCGATAAAAACGATGGACTGGTTCAGGCTTACGTGCGCACCGTATCCTAGGTATTGCATAAAAGCCGCGACGCAAGCAAACAAAAGCCCGGCACTTAGACCGACCAGCCAGCCTTTAGAGCGGGAGCGTAGTCCCGCTGCGAATCCGCCAATTAAGGTGACTATGATTGTAATTCCGATGGTTACCCCCGTAACAGACTGCTCCGTCACGGAGCCGAAACGAAGAAGTGTGGCGATGATTAATCCGGCAAATAGCACGAGTGAAAGCATGGTGATGAACGAGACGCCAAGTGCCCGTAGAAACCGTGCCTGCATAGGAATTCCCCCTTATTCACG
The Salicibibacter kimchii DNA segment above includes these coding regions:
- a CDS encoding ACT domain-containing protein, translating into MTENIDHFFLVREDMLTEAMQKTLEAKRLLENEPSTTIGDAVQKVGLSRSAFYKYRDAILPFHTMSQAKIITLSILLTDKSGTLSELLGVVAETQSNVLTINQTIPLQGRANVTLTVDTTMLSVDVKSLMQRIKEMKAVEKVELVGSGTGSANKDK
- the obgE gene encoding GTPase ObgE, whose protein sequence is MFTDYVNIFVKSGDGGKGMVAFRREKYVPDGGPAGGDGGKGGDVIFRVDEGLRTLMDFRYQHHFKAKRGENGRSKSQHGKSAEPLIVDVPPGTMIKEKESGNLVADLVTHKEEYLVAKGGRGGRGNKRFATPANPAPEHAENGEPGIELEVTLELKLLADVGVIGFPSVGKSTLLSVVTAAKPKIADYPFTTIYPNLGVVAAEDGRSFVMADLPGIIEGAHEGVGLGHRFLRHIERTRVLVHMLDVSGMSGRDPYDDYRTLNRELEQYNEALTERPQIVVANKTDMPDSEEALSKLEEEMDVEIIRISTLKKDGLGALVRQIADLLDKAPDPEPEQEEESHVLYRYHPEQSFGITRDDDGTFVLSGEPLERRVQMLDLNRPESARRFSRTLRKMGVDEALRARGAKDGDTVRLLGIEFEFMDE
- the ruvA gene encoding Holliday junction branch migration protein RuvA, with product MIERLRGQVVFRDYESITLDVNGVGYLIYCANPFAYDINDEKERHIYTYQHVREDAIRLYGFSTREERVLFSRLLQVSGIGPKGGLAILAEGNAALVVQAIEEENEAMLVKFPGIGKKTARQMILDLKGKLDVTLSDQAEGVHVQTVMPVQSGALQEAMEALRALGYGDKEIKKCEKALQHEELEADEYVRRSLRLMVER
- the tgt gene encoding tRNA guanosine(34) transglycosylase Tgt, with amino-acid sequence MTEAIRYEHLKTCRQSGARLGRIHTPHGVIDTPIFMPVGTLATVKMMSPEELEDMGAQIILSNTYHLWLRPGEDLVEEAGGLHNFMNWDRPVLTDSGGFQVFSLSDLRDIDEEGVRFRNHISGERLFLSPEKAVHIQQSLGADIMMAFDECPPYPASYAYMRDSVARTSRWAERCLKAHDGAERQQALFGIVQGGEYEDLRRESVEDLVSLDFPGYAIGGLSVGEPKSVMNEVLEQTTPYLPTDKPRYLMGVGSADALIDGAIRGVDMFDCVLPTRIGRNGTCMTSEGRKVIRNAAFARDFRPIDEACSCYACRNYSRAYIRHLIKSKEAFGFRLTSYHNLYFLIELMRKVRQAIKEDRLLDFRASFFEQYGFNRPDAKNF
- the ruvB gene encoding Holliday junction branch migration DNA helicase RuvB, with protein sequence MDDERLISQERLGDEEETKEESIRPLSLERYIGQEKVKRNLQVFMEAAKMREESLDHVLLYGPPGLGKTTLAMIIAHEMNVHLRTTSGPAIERPGDLATILTTLEPGDVLFIDEVHRLQRSVEEVLYPAMEDFSIDIVIGQGSGAKSVRLDLPPFTLVGATTRAGLLSAPLRDRFGVMSRLDFYKLEELANIIMRTSELLDVGLEQDAAYEVARRARGTPRIANRLLRRVRDFAQVNRAKTVTIQEAEIALGHLEVDRLGLDQIDHRLLKTLVDKFAGGPVGIDTMAAVVGEEAETIEDVYEPYLLQIGFLQRTPRGRVVAPAAYDHFGWTETGKSNG
- the queA gene encoding tRNA preQ1(34) S-adenosylmethionine ribosyltransferase-isomerase QueA, which produces MDIDAFDFELPQSLIAQRPLPDRDAARMLVLDRESGDMAHRYFSDIGAFFQAGDCLVLNDTRVLPARLFGEKKETGANIEVLLLNEGNAGEWETLVKPAKRVKLGTEIVFGDGRLTAVCIGFNAHGGRVLRFQYSGIFMEVLDALGTMPLPPYITEQLEEPERYQTVYARKEGSAAAPTAGLHFTEERLDELRAIGVKICYITLHVGLGTFRPVSVERVEDHEMHAEYYEISAETATMLNEAKKTGKGIVACGTTSARTLETIMHTYGEFKRTAGWTDIFIYPGFDFRGVDGLITNFHLPKSTLIMLVSAFAGKEAIMRAYREAVAEQYRFFSFGDAMYIRKGATSV
- a CDS encoding YhcN/YlaJ family sporulation lipoprotein, with amino-acid sequence MKKMALSLAAFSVITAGLAGCGDADDNAAGPGNNTGVNQLGNNQNEQQDAGYAGWDRTERGDRGEGPITDMFTVDDRQGQGQGQGQGMQQGQGMGQQGTGAGQNQTMDRPGGTMNEKNNGENEEQHEIQETISEMDNVENSHVVVDDDYVLVGVRTSGNDGDETIDNIREELEDETDKEVYVSDDEEIYDDIRGVENDMAEGTGEALDETGETIEGIIEDLSDAAQRPFERSR
- the safA gene encoding SafA/ExsA family spore coat assembly protein; this translates as MKIHIVQKGDTLWNLAQKYDVDFEKLKGANTQLANPEMIMPGMKIKIPGKTVPAKKETEKKEIQQKPMAEKEQKEKPVSTQPEKPKAPTPPKPKEPMDKKPQAPKKEKPEPAEPEMETKPTPAVKPPPKQMPVMQVPKKQSKPEPKKDKEKMEMPPKFQKPTLQKYEEEKMPEQKKPKPEAKKPTAPIMTPPKGTKEMPKQPQEKIKGKEKMEIPPKFQKPVSQKYEGKKEAAPKTQEAAYNKPPMDKPKGTKQPCKTCGQPTGVYAQFAQQPPMPTQYGAQQMSPHMMQYCFVPVQQQGYPPMPYPQHGYYDGYQQQQEFQEGYDQYYHAHGYGNGNYSQSSAGPRYGAAANAPHYYTMPPSPPMPVSPYEQGMMYGYHPPVVPHYEPAFAERMYYPYDPRQAGENDEDE
- a CDS encoding DUF2905 domain-containing protein; amino-acid sequence: MAEIPRWLIIIGIVLIAIGLLWQVGGRFLPIGRLPGDFLFKGENTTVYIPIMTSIIISVVLSLIFLIIGRFR
- the yajC gene encoding preprotein translocase subunit YajC, which produces MEAIIMLVLMFAIVYFLLIRPQQKRQKQIREMHSNLQKGDNVITIGGLHGTIDAIDEDKIVLLVHDSRKLTYDRSAVREVINQN
- a CDS encoding YebC/PmpR family DNA-binding transcriptional regulator gives rise to the protein MAGHSKWNNIKRRKEAQDTKRAKIFTKISKEIFAAVRAQGDDPATNLRLRTAIQKAKNANIPLNNIERTIKRASGDSGDVHYEQISYEGYGPGGVAVFVKTLTDNRNRTVADIRHAFSRNGGNLGEDGCVSFLFSEKGLIVLNSEEFDEETVMLEAIEAGAEDVETEDEHYLIWTDDKELEQVREELAKNGYPIDTAEQTMIPSTTSALEGENAKKMETLIDMLEDNDDVQDVYHNGELQTG
- a CDS encoding TIGR04086 family membrane protein, which gives rise to MQARFLRALGVSFITMLSLVLFAGLIIATLLRFGSVTEQSVTGVTIGITIIVTLIGGFAAGLRSRSKGWLVGLSAGLLFACVAAFMQYLGYGAHVSLNQSIVFIAAIISASFGGMVAVSLFGSVR
- the pheA gene encoding prephenate dehydratase, translated to MEKIAYLGPEGTFSELAATAFTKSAERLPYRDISSCLQALAKKEVDGAVVPLENTIEGSVNITLDHLVHKHDLPIVGELAIPVAQHLLVHPQNADQSMGIVYSHPHALAQCHDYLSKHLSGAEWMHASSTAKAAKEIAENPSLNRAVIANRLAAKTYGLAITAENIHDFANNHTRFVLLSTRKTQNDPSVEARPSVNRKTTIVVTLPSDYSGALHQVLSAFAWRKLNLSKIESRPMKTGIGHYFFIIDIDHAYDDVLVPGALEEIKAIGCATRLLGSYPSAVIHEENEMESTI